DNA from Palaemon carinicauda isolate YSFRI2023 chromosome 23, ASM3689809v2, whole genome shotgun sequence:
GCCAACGTCCTCCCAGAGCTCCTCCAAAGTCAAAAAGATCCCCTTCCCATACTCCTACCACTTCTTCACCACTAAGATTCACCTCTCCTCCCGATTCTTTAGCTGCCTcaaccttcctcatcctcctccgcacATGCAGCCCACACACTGAGCTCCTCTCACTTCTTAAGAGAATATCCCAGCATACATAATCCCGCTGTCAGAAGCCaaccaagcgcctcacgccccGCCACCCacgccccctcccccccaaacTATTTATAGTAATGAATATACAAGAAACTCTGCTAAACGAGAACACACCATTTGCATTCTCATGATACAAAGTGTACACTACGTATCaaacaccaacgacaagaggactatcCACTCTTGTCAAAAACAGCTTGGCCTCCAAAATAGCACCAAGCATCGCCTGTGGGACAGAGGCAAAGACAAACAGTGTTCAGATATCTCTCCTAGCCACAACTCTCATAGTCCACAACATCGATAAGTCCCCAGCTAAGAGCATCAATGGAGAGGGGCTCTTCGCCACCGCATCTGAGGACGACAAAATAATTGCAGGCGATTTCAATGCCCACCACCCTCTTTCTGAACTCAATATCAGCAACAAATCAAACAGGCCGACACTTGCAtcccctactgcaagaatatcctgatgtaacaTTGCTTAACAACGCTCCAGAAGCCACCCATTTGAAAGGAGGTCGCTTAGACCTTACGTTCCTCTCTAGTACCATACAAAGAGGCAGCAAATGGCAGCTGCATCCTGTACTAGCAAGTGACCACCTTGCCATAAAAGTTAAACTCGAATGGAAAAaatatccccctcctcctccaccccctaaAAGGTGGAACTCAGAGTTTGTCAACTGGGAAAAATTCGTAACAGCTATGACAGAATGGACTCTGGAATACATCAAGAACCCTCACATTGATATTTCCACCCTATCACTTTACTTAAACAAACAACTGGATGCAGCtgccagtgtatccatgcctcagaaaaagcacTCTGAAAGGAAACACACCGACGTCTGGTACTATAAccgccgcatcaaagaaatgaatgccagaatcaaCCAAACCAGAAAACTCTTCAGGAGATACAGAACTAATGAACTTCTTGATCTACTTGTGGTAATCATCAAACATTCCGTACAAATATCACTGGAGGTCAAAACAGAGAAATGGTTTTTATGGTGCCATGAAgttaacttcagcacatccctagctaaaatatggggctggttcaacaaagtctgCGGGAAGTACAGCACACCCAGAGTcatacacccagacccattagctgaagccaacaactttgctgacagagcaaaaagcacaaaCCTACCTCTGCAAACCATAAACAGGCAGAGAATACTGCTCCTAATCAGAAACAATATCATTGAAGCCACCTGCAACATGAGAGATGATACCGACAACCCCTACACCATGCAGGAACTCAACACGGCccttgcaaaaggcagaaaggacactgcACCTGGAGCCAACCTCATCAAGTACAGCATGCTAAGGAACGTGGGAAGACATGCAAAGTTGGTGTACATGCACTTgatcaacagaacacacacagaaagactacACCTAATTACATGGAACCAACTGGACACTAAACCCATCacaaaacccaaggaaccagacacctaccaacCCATAGCTTTGATCAGCTGCACCCAGAAAGTAGCTGAGGGAATGGTACTCAACAAATTgcaatggaaaataggccaacttcatcaccgcctatatgcctacaggcatggcataggcactcaagaatgtatcacTGATGTTCTTACAACAGTTAATGACAAGAAAGTTTTTGTCATcttcctcgatctcgagaaagcttTTAGCTAGTCAGCTCACCTGCCCTCCTCTTtatacttgttgaaaaaagagtaaaaggatatTTACTGGCgtggactcggaactacacactaAACCGAGAAGCCTGAGTCACCTTTCATGGAAAAACAACTGAATTCATTCCCCTAGAAAACAGAACGCCACAAGGAGGCATATTAAGCCCCTACTCGTTCAACCTACTGATGGAAAATttagccactctaaacctcccaaacggagtggaaatcttcatatatgctgatgacatatgcatcatctgcccacataaagcaAATGCAAGAAACGCTACtcaaaaggcactggacatgatcaAGGCCAAGTGCAACATCCTTGGCCTAAAGATTAACACCAACAAAACCAGAGTCATGGCTATAAAACACCTGCAAAACCATCAGAACTTCACTCTGAGGGGCGAAGCCATCGAATGGGTAAACCAATGCATATAACTTGGAGAAATCATTAGCAAAACCTTATCACtggccaatgaagtaacctacctcagagagaacaCTAAGATTTGTCtctcagccatgagacgaatgacctcctttaaacaaggagtatcaaagagcctcctaagactgttttatgtaCAAGCAATTCGaccccacatcgattatgcagcacctacactcaccacactgacAGACACCCAAAAAGCATCATTGGAAGTGGTGCAAAATAACGCCATGAGACTtattagtggctctccaatgtggactagGCTCTGCTTACTTAGAGtcaaaactaacctaatttccctttcaggcaggattgacatcaggaatagcagccttatattcaagtcaatcattgcagacagaaaatgcccactcaacaacaaactcAAGTGGAAGAGATAGACCTGGCAAATTCCcctgcaaagaaactactggacacactgagaagaatgcaaatgcaaaatgaggcccacaaaaccaagggacaacaaaagcgcGATGGCTACAGTACTCCGCCCCTTGGGCTCCGGACCTCATcctatacaacttcaccatcctaccagcagcaatcAAAGCCCTCTGTACACCAGAGTGACTCACTGAAGCAGCAAAAAaggcaatcaggaacacacctgcacctaacatctactatactgatagATCACTTGACCGGGACATCACTGAAGCAGCTGCTGCAGTTGTCCCCCCATTAGGATACAGAGAAAATCTGACACTTCTAACCACGCCTCCACACTAATAACCGAGCTAGTGGCTATTGTAAAAGCCCTAAAACACTCTGCCAACCTACAAAAAGGaaacaacaatccatacagattctaGAGGGGCCATTCTGGCTTTCAGCAACAAAGAACCTACGGGAAATGTTTACCTCATAACAGTAATTCTGTTCTTAGCCTTAGCCCATCAAAGCTACAATAGGCAAGTGACGttgaattggatcccaagtcacaccgGAATCACTGAAAATGACGAAGAACTATATTAATCTACACATAGTCACTTATGCCACTTATGTTACATCTATACCTCCATATATAAACATAACAAGATGCCAATTCGATGACGGATATTCAGTGACAATTAAGTAAGAAATGAAGTTTAATTCTACTTCAATAAATTAAAGAAATGAGGCTTAATTTAAATTACCAACATCAAGACTTATCTACAGAGATTCTTCTAggggtggggagggggtgggggacatTCAAGAGCCCATTTGAGCACCTTATTATTTCAACAGGGAGTataatagggggggggggaggtgtcagCCCCTCAACATACTGCTCAACCTGTCTCCAAACCATCCATACCGTATTTTGCTCGCATACATGTTGGGTACTTGTAAAATTGCACAAAAGCCTGTTGCAtgggacatatacatatataagaaatttCATCTGAGGCATTTAACTACTAATATCATGACCCTACTGCTTATGTCAAATAGTAATTATATTTTCAACATGAAAAACCAAATTTATtatcgttacaaaaaaaaaaaaacatgatataatAAAATTTTGTTGATTGCAGGTAATCCAATTCTAACCTAAACTTCTTTATTGAAAACCCTATTTAGATTGATTCCtagaatctaagaaaaaaaaaatgaactaactTAGAAATAAAACTCTAATATATCCTATATGAAGGAAGCATCTGTTATCTAAAGAGAAGTATTCGATTGCTCATATTAACATGGTATCTTATCttaatttttaattgatttttaccGCTAAGTTACAGAACATGAAGATTATAAGACATCGGAGAACATCAATTCATAATTGAATatcatataaaaaaaggaaataaaaaagaaattcttacggaatgatatttttttttttcctaatagctCAGATCTATACTTATGCACTCGATCTTGGATTTCGGGGATAACTCGAGTGTGTTACAGATCTGAATTTTCAATCCTCCATGAAACTTGAACCTGCCAATCCTATTCTTCCCTTGACGTTGATTATATCCATTACTTCTTCTTGTCTTGCTCttgttaatttttattcaaaagatTATATCTTGGCGTAGACTTTAAATCAACCCTATATTTGCTACCTCAGACCTTTCGTAATCTTTGTATAAAgatttaaatatgtataaattgAATGCCTGTTCAAAACATATTCCAAATCTCTTATTCATACACCAGTAACCAGACCATTTAGTTATTACATGCCTCAAACTGTATGATATTGACctcaataatcaatatatataaagtattagttTTCATTCatttgacataatatatatatatatatatatatatatatatatgtgtgtgtgtatatatatatatatatatatatatatatatatatatgtatatatatatatatatatatatatatatatatatatatgtatgtatatatatatatatatatatatatatatatatatatatatatatatatatatatatatatatatatacgcagagagACTTACAcacgctgacacacacacatatatatgtatgtatatatatatatatatatatatatatatatatatatatacatatacatatactgtatatatatatatgtatatgtatatatatatatatatatatatatatatatatatatatatatatatatatatatatatatatatatatacatatatatatatactgtatatatatgtatatatatatatatatatatatatatatatttatatatatatatatatatatatatatatatatatataaacatatatatatatatatatatatatatatatatatatatatatatatgaaattgtttcAGTGGTTTTAACTTAATGTTGTTCACCaacaaatatttcaattattttaaaagtAATGAATAGTATTCTtcccaaaatgttacaaattcatccttcGGTTACAACATAagcctgacgacactgagattaacaaacaaacaaaaaatttgtCCTTCTTCGCTTGagtggttgtggtggccaatttggtaacgtccctgactggtgaacgccagactaggttcgagtcctgctcaaacttgttagtttatttAGTCTCTGCAATCTCACAATCTTTGCTaggtaaggatgaggggtttggggaagcctataggtctacattatatatatatttatatttttgttttttttttcctcactagtcatattttctctgttagagatCTTAGGCTTACAGCAACCGccattaccaactagggttgtagtttagattgtaatatatatatataaataaatatatatatatatatatatatatgtatatatatatatatatatatatatatatatatatatatatatttatatatataaataaataaatatatatatataaatttatatatatatatatatatatatatatatatatacagtatatatatatatatatatatatatatatatatatatatatatatatatatatatatatatatatatatatatatatatatatatatgtgtgtgtttgtgtgtgtgtgtgtctgtgtgtaaatatatatatatatatatatatatatatatatatatatatatatatatatatatatatatatttatatatatatatatatgtatatatatatatatatatatatatatatatatacatatatacatatatatatatatatatatatatatatatatatatatatatatatatatatatatatacatatatatatatacatatatatatatatatatatatatatatatatatatatatatacagtatatatatatatatatatatatatatatttatatataaaagtaaataaatatatatatatatatatatatatatatatatatatatatatataaatatatatatatatatgtatatatatatatatatatatatatatatatatatatatatatatatgtgtgtgtgtgtgtgtgtgtaaatatatatatatatatatatatatatatatatatatatatatgtatatttatatatatatatatatatatatatatatatatatatatatacataaatatatacatatatatatatatatatatatatatatatatatatacatgtgtatgtatgtgtgtgtaaatatatatatatatatatatatatatatatatatatatatatatatatatatatatatatatatatatatatatatatatatatatatatatagttgatggacgggttcctctcgggaatcgcaattttagtagaaataaaatagtgaatgctgctatcatcatctttattcggtagctttcgacatagcttatgtcatcctcagcctatctgcaattatcattatgtataattaataaaatttatgaaaattatcctAAGTACATAGGTAGGAAGAAATACTTCCAAtaattgcccaactagctctaaaatcaaactagtcatgaacataaaaccatatagaagacttattacacatataactatataaaagactcaataactaatatacctagtacccgcaggagacgatgaccacccatccagagcagaaACCCACAGACCAAATGGATCAATGGGTCAGgagcaactgaacaggtaagccctcattcatgcTGGGTTTTATcttgaaaatgtataaagaatCTAAGATTCTCAGTTGTCTGACcatactatgtctgtctgtaattttgaaattttccttagaaacaGCATGAACAGATTTAAACTAGTGGTTTTGAATAGCGGAAATTggcttcttatttaaaggtatattggttcgtaccgatatTCCTATATGCtccaaaatcctacactgaagctgtctagatatgCTTCCAGTAtaacactcattacagagtgcacattgaaaaatgtatatgacaccggaacacaagggagtaggaaGACTCTCCTTATATTTCAAAAGCCAGTAATGACTGGGGACAATATTTAAATATGGCAGTAGaacaggctgacaaagc
Protein-coding regions in this window:
- the LOC137617502 gene encoding uncharacterized protein translates to MPTTLFLNSISATNQTGRHLHPLLQEYPDVTLLNNAPEATHLKGGRLDLTFLSSTIQRGSKWQLHPVLASDHLAIKVKLEWKKYPPPPPPPKRWNSEFVNWEKFVTAMTEWTLEYIKNPHIDISTLSLYLNKQLDAAASVSMPQKKHSERKHTDVWYYNRRIKEMNARINQTRKLFRRYRTNELLDLLVVIIKHSVQISLEVKTEKWFLWCHEVNFSTSLAKIWGWFNKVCGKYSTPRVIHPDPLAEANNFADRAKSTNLPLQTINRQRILLLIRNNIIEATCNMRDDTDNPYTMQELNTALAKGRKDTAPGANLIKYSMLRNVGRHAKLVYMHLINRTHTERLHLITWNQLDTKPITKPKEPDTYQPIALISCTQKVAEGMVLNKLQWKIGQLHHRLYAYRHGIGTQECITDVLTTVNDKKVFVIFLDLEKAFS